A single region of the Biomphalaria glabrata chromosome 15, xgBioGlab47.1, whole genome shotgun sequence genome encodes:
- the LOC106070988 gene encoding uncharacterized protein LOC106070988 has protein sequence MEYLICVLIYLSYCGSFVCSGVISTTKFLDRVDLRPVGCSEVMAWKGAKSSKIMCALVCVAHQTCVAFAYSQQTTKCLVCHGDLITNLTFTGNEKFMFPNQILQTSARSNFNVAINKIMQFPNGLHVGSLIHLSVALSLFEPTPTITIRLLPADQDVDMPLKCVFQDREVNVAVKSSLIVPIITKYSIGPLLKNITHTVDILVTKDGYSIYFDKSYCCYSQHYLPLRMSRYIKLDGSFEILELAV, from the exons ATGGAATACCTGATATGTGTACTTATCTACTTATCGTACTGTGGTAGTTTTGTGTGCAGCGGGGTGATAAGCACAACCAAATTCCTGGACCGAGTTGACCTCAGGCCAGTCGGCTGCAGCGAGGTCATGGCGTGGAAGGGCGCCAAAAGTTCCAAGATCATGTGCGCCCTAGTGTGCGTGGCTCATCAAACGTGTGTGGCGTTCGCTTATTCCCAGCAGACGACAAAGTGCTTAGTGTGTCATGGTGACCTTATAACGAACTTGACGTTCACTGGGAATGAAAAGTTCATGTTTCCCAATCAAATTCTCCAAACTAGTGCGCGAAGTAATTTCAATGTtgctattaataaaataatgcaaTTTCCAAACGGACTCCACGTAGGATCATTG ATCCATTTATCGGTTGCCCTCTCGCTTTTTGAACCAACACCCACTATTACCATCAGGCTACTGCCCGCTGACCAAGATGTGGACATGCCTCTGAAATGTGTCTTTCAAGACAGAGAAGTGAATGTTGCAGTTAAAAGCAGTTTGATTGTACCCATTATAACAAAGTACAGCATCGGGCCTCTTCTAAAGAACATAACACATACAGTGGACATCTTGGTGACAAAGGATGGCTACAGCATATACTTTGACAAGTCCTACTGTTGTTATTCTCAACACTATCTCCCTTTGAGAATGAGTCGATACATTAAGCTAGACGGAAGCTTTGAAATTTTGGAACTGGCAGTCTAG